DNA sequence from the Agromyces aureus genome:
GTGTGGGACTTCTCGGAGCGGTTCAAGGCCGACGTCGTCGACGACTTCATCTCCGAGTACTCGGCCGGCCGCACGCCCAACCCGTGCATGCGCTGCAACGAGCGCATCAAGTTCGCCGCGCTGCTCGAGAAGGCCCTCGCGCTCGGCTTCGACGCGGTCGCCACCGGCCACTACGCGAAGGTCCTCCCCGGCGCATCGGGCGCCCTCGAACTGCACCGCGCGAGCGCCGAGGCGAAGGACCAGTCCTATGTGCTCGGCGTGCTCACGGCCGAGCAGCTCGCGCACGCGTACTTCCCGCTCGGCGACACGCCGTCCAAGGCGCTCGTGCGCGAGGAGGCCGCGCGCCGTGGCCTCAGCGTCGCCCAGAAGCCCGACTCCTACGACATCTGCTTCATCCCCGACGGCGACACCAAGGGCTGGCTCGCCGACAAGGTCGGCACCGCGACCGGAGACATCGTCGACCGCACGGGCGCCGTCGTCGGCTCGCACGAGGGTGCGCACGCCTTCACCGTCGGCCAGCGCCGCGGCATGCGCCTCGGCACGCCCGCCGCCGACGGCAAGCCGCGCTTCGTGCTCGAGGTGCGCCCGAAGGAGAACACCGTCGTCGTCGGCCCCAAAGAGGCGCTCGCGACCGCGCTCATCGCCGGCTCCCGCTACACGTGGGCCGGGCTCGCACCCGCCGACCCCGCGAGCGAGTTCGCGTGCGAGGTGCAGATCCGTGCGCACGCCGACCCGGTTCCGGCGCTCGCGCAGGTGGTTCCGGATGCCGCGGGCGCGGCCGAACTCGTCGTGACGCCCGAGATCCCGCTCGACGGGGTCGCCCCCGGGCAGACCGCCGTGATCTACGTCGGCACGCGCGTGCTCGGGCAGTTCACGATCGACCGCACGGTGAGCGCAGTGCCCGTCGGCGTCTGAGCCGCCCGCCGATCGTTCGCCGCGACATCCGTTCCCCGAGCCCGGACGACGTCCGTCGTTCAGCGTTCATGCCCTCGAATACTGGTATGCCTCGCCCCCTGTCAAGGCCCGACGTCCCGACGCCGGCGTCACTAGATTCGGGCGGACGTCGCTCGAGCGAGCGGCGCATCCCCCGAGGAGGACGACGTGACCACCCCCCGAGTTCCCGAAGAACGAAGCGCCACGCACCCCGCACCCACCGAGACGACTGCCAAGGGTTCAGCAGCCACCGCCGTGATCGACGAGCGCACCGCCGGCTCGCGCAAGGCCGATCGCAGCGCCGACCAGCGCGACACCGTCGTGCAGCCGACCGTCGACCCCCGCGCCACCGGCGCGAAGGACCGCACGGCGAAGGCCGGCACCGTCGACGAGGGTGCCGCAGCGGCATCCGACGACTCCGAGCGCACCGCGCACGGCGAGCCCGCGCCCTCCGGTGCAGCGGCCCGACGCGCGGTGGTCGCCCGCCAGCGGGAGGCGTTCGGCGGTGTGAAGCTCGGCTCGGCGCTCTTCGGCTGGCTCACCGCGACCGGCACCGCGGCCATCCTGACCGGCACCGTCGCCGGCGCGGCCACTGCACTCGGCATCGACACCACCGATCGGGCCGGTGCGCTCACCGGCGTCCCCTCCGAGAACGTCGGATGGGTCGCCGTCGCCGCGCTCGCCGTGATCCTCCTCGTGTCGTACTGGTGCGGTGGCTACGTCGCTGCTCGAATGGCCCGCTTCAACGGCGCCGTGCAAGGGCTCGCCGTCTGGGTCTGGGCGCTCGTGATCGCGATCGTCGTCTCCCTGGTGAGCGTCATCATCGGCAGCCAGGTCGACGTGCTCGCCAACGCGAACCTCTACCCCCGCATCCAGATGAGCCCCGAGGAGTTCACGGTCGCCGGACTCGTCACCGCCGGGATCGTGCTCGTCGCGAGCCTCGCCGGGGCCGTGCTCGGCGGCATGTCGGGCACCCGATACCACCGTCGCGTCGACCGCGCCGGATTCGTCGAGGAGCGCTGATCCGCGCGCTCGTCGAACCGAGCGCCGGCGAACTCGCATGACGCGCGAGCTCGCCGGCGTTCCCGACGTCGAGCCGCGGGTGCCGCCGGCGGTCACCGCCTTCGCCGATGGTGCGCCGATCACGCCGGTCTGGCGCAACGGCGTCGGCGGGCTGACCTTCCGCGTCGACCGGCCGGCGTCCGCCGGCGGATCGTGCTTCATCAAGTGGAACCCGAGCGGCTCGGGGGAGTCGCTCGCCGACGAGGAACGCCGTCTCGCCTGGCTGCGCGACCGCTTCGCCGTGCCGCGGGTCGTCGCGGCCGGCCGTGACGATTCCGGTGAGTGGCTCGCCACTGCGGCGATCGACGCCGCATCCGCGGTGGCTCCGATCTGGAAGCAACGGGCGGATGCCGCGGCGCGCGCCATGGGCACGGGGCTCCGTCGCCTGCACGACGGCATCGACCCCGCCGAATGCCCGTTCGACTGGTCGGTCGCCCGGCGCATCGCGGTCGCCGAGGCATCCGGGATCATCGTGCCAGACGACCTGCGCGACCCGCCGTCCGTCGATCGGATGGTCGTCTGCCACGGGGACCCGTGCGCACCGAACACGCTCATCGACGCGCACGGCGGGTTCGCGGGCATCGTCGATGTCGCACGACTCGGCGTCGCCGACCGTTGGGCCGACCTGGCCGTCGGCAGCTGGAGCCTGGAGTGGAACTTCGGCGACGGCCACGAGCCCGCGTTCTTCGAGGCGTACGGCGTCGCACCCGACCCCGACCGCATCGCCTATTACCGTGCGCTGTGGGACGCGACCTGAACCGAGCCGGTCATGGGTCGTCCGCGGCATCCGCTCGGCGATGCGTGCCGGCGGATTGCCCGTCGGTGGTCGCTCGTAGGATGAAGTCGTGAGCGAGACTTCGGCTGAGACCGACCTTCCGACCGAATTCGAGGCGGCGCGCGCCGAGGCCGACGCGCTCACCGCTCGCATCGAGGGCGCGCGACTCGCCTACTACGGCGACGGGGAGTCGCCACTGTCCGACGCCGAGTACGACACCGACTTCCATCGGCTCGAGGCGCTCGAGCGGGCGTTCCCCGAGTTGGCGGGCCAGGACAGCCCCACCCAGCAGGTCGGTGCGGCGATCGTCTCGGCCGGGTTCCCCGAGCACGAGCACGCCGAACGCATGCTGAGCCTCGACAACGTCTTCTCGATCGAGGAGTTCCGGGAGTGGGCCGCGAAGGCGCAGGCCGCCGCAGGCCGCCCGGTGCACTGGCTGTCCGAGCTCAAGATCGACGGACTCGCGATCAGCCTCGCCTACCGCGACGGCGTGCTCGAGACCGCGACCACGCGTGGCGACGGCAGGGTCGGCGAGGACATCACCGAGAACGTCGACCTGATCCCGGTCATTCCGCGCCGGCTCGTGGGCTCGGGGTATCCCGACTTCTTCGAGGTGCGTGGCGAGGTGTTCCTGCGCACGACCGACTTCGAGGCGCTGAACGAGCGCCAGCACGAACTCCAGGCCGCGTTCGAAACCGAGTGGGTCGCGCGCGGGCGCGACGCCGACGCGATCCCCACGAGGTACGCAGAGTTCGCCAACGCCCGCAACACCGCGGCCGGCAGCCTGCGCCAGCGCCGCGACAACAAGTCGGAGGCCGAGCTCGTGCTCATGCGCGAGCGCCTCGGACGGCTCTCGCTGTACCTGCACGGCATCGGCGCGTGGGCGCATCCCGAGGTGTCGACCCAGTCGGGCATCTACGAGGTGCTCGCGTCGTGGGGGCTGCCGGTCTCTCCGCACTCCCGCGTGTTCTCGTCGGTTGACGACGTCGCCGGCTACATCGTCGAGCGCGGCGAGCACCGGCACGACGTCGAGCACGAGATCGACGGCATCGTGGTGAAGATCGACGAGCTCGCACTGCACGACGAGCTCGGCGCCACGAGCCGGGCGCCGCGGTGGGCGATCGCCTACAAGTACCCGCCCGAAGAGGTGCACACGAAGCTCCTCGACATCGTCGTCGGCGTCGGCCGCACCGGGCGAGCCACGCCGTACGCCGTGATGGCACCCGTGAAGGTCGCCGGATCCACCGTTCGTCAGGCGACGCTGCACAACCAGCAGGTCGTGCGCGCCAAGGGCGTGCTCATCGGCGACACGGTCGTGCTGCGCAAGGCCGGCGACGTGATCCCCGAGATCCTCGGCGCGGTCGAGCAGTTGCGAGACGGCACCGAGGTCGAGTGGCACATGCCCGAACTCTGCCCCGAGTGCGGCACGGCGTTGCGCGCCATGAAAGAGGGCGACATCGACCTCCGCTGCCCGAACGCCGAGTCGTGCCCGGCGCAGGTGCGCGGGCGCGTGGAGCACATCGGCTCGCGCGGAGGCCTCGACATCGAGGCGCTCGGCGAGGTCACGGCCGCGGCGCTCACGCAGCCCTCGTTCCCGGCCGACCCTCCGCTCGCGACCGAGGCTCGCCTGTTCGAACTCTCGCTCGACGAGCTCGTGCCCATCGAGGTGGTCGTGCGCGACGCCGAGACCGGTGAACCGAAGTTCGACGAGACGACCGGAAAACCGGTCAAGCGAGCGCCCTTCCAGAAGTCGCGCATCACCTACCCGCCGGGCGCCGAGCAGCTAACGGCCGCCGAGCGCCGGGCCGCGGGCATCAAGAAGGACTATCGAGAGGTCGGCCCATCCGAGGCTGCGACCAAGTTGCTCGCCGAACTCGAGAAGGCCAAGACCAAACCGCTGTGGCGGTTGCTCGTGTCGCTCAACATCCGCCACGTCGGACCGGTCGCCGCACGGGCACTGGCCGACTGGTTCGGTTCGCTCGACGCGATCCGGGCGGCAACTCGCGACGAGTTGGCCGAGGTCGACGGCGTCGGCGGCATCATCGCCGACTCGCTCATCGACTGGTTCGCCGTCGACTGGCACCTCGAGATCATCGATCGGTGGACCGCGGCGGGCGTGCAGTGGGCGACCCAGGGGCATCCCGGTCCGGGCGCGGCGGCGGCAGCCGGTGGTGTACTCGCGGGGCTCACGGTCGTCGCGACCGGCTCGCTCGAGGGGTTCACGAGAGACGGCGCCCAAGAGGCGATCATCAATGCCGGCGGCAAGGCCGCATCCAGCGTCTCGAAGAAGACCGACTTCGTCGCGGCCGGGCCGGGCGCCGGTTCGAAGCTCGCCAAGGCCGAAGAACTCGGCCTCCGCGTGCTCGATGCCGCGCAGTTCGCCATACTCGTGACGCAGGGGCCTGCCGCGCTCGACGAGTGAAGTCGCATCCAGCGAACGTCAGGAGACGTCGTCTCCGTTCGTGCAGAATTGATGCAGCAGGACGACGGGGGAGCGCATGGGGATTCCGAACGACGAGGCGAGCGAGGCCACGGCGGGGGCCAGCGACGGGGCATCCGAGCCGGCGAGACCGGCCTCGGCAGGTCGCGACTCGCGGCACGGTCTCGGTCGGCGCACTCGGCCGGTCCCTGAGGCCGGGGCGACCGGCACCGCGACGTCCGAGTCATCCGGTGCCACTCGGCGCGACTTCCTCAAGTTCGGCGGAGTCGCTGCCGCGGGCGCGGTGGTCGGCGGCGGGGTCGGTGCGGCCGTCGGGGCCGCGGTCGGGCATGCCACCGGATTCGCCGAAGGCGCCGATGAGTTCGCCGCGCTCACCCCGAGGGCGACGGCCGGTTTCGACCACCTCGTCGTGCTCATGGGCGAGAACCGCTCGTTCGACAATCTCCTCGGCTGGCTCTACACGCCCGATGACATCTCCGAGGGAACGACCTTCGACGGTCTCGCGTTCGGCGACTACGCCAACACGGCGGCCGACGGCACCGTGATCGAGGCCCACGTCTACGAGGGTTCGACCGACGAGGTCATGGGCATGCCGAATCCCGACCCGGGTGAAGAGTATCCGCACGTGAACACGCAATTGTTCGGCATCGTGGACCCTCAATCCAATGCCGAGGTCGAGGTCGGCGACATGGACGAGCCCTACAATGCGCCCGCCGCAGGTCAGCGCCCCACCATGAGCGGATTCGTCGACGACTACGCGATCAACTTCGAGCGGCTCCGCAAGGGAAAGCAGCCGACCCTCGACGAGCTGAGCGAGATCATGGGCTCGTTCTCGCCCGAGATGCTGCCGGTGCTCTCGACGCTCGCGAAGAACTTCGCCGTCTACGATGCCTGGCACTGCGCCGTGCCGTCGCAGACGTTTCCCAACCGCTCCTTCTTCCACGCCTCCACCTCGCACGGCTTCGTCACCAACAAGCACGACGGCGGCTACGACAAGTGGCTCGACGCCGATGCGGCGCCGACCATCTTCAATCGGCTCGAAGAGGCGAAGATCTCCTGGCGCGTCTACTTCGACGAACTGCAGCTCGTGTCGTTCACCGGGGTGCTGCACGCGCCCGTGCTCCAGCAGTACTGGGCGACCGATCACTTCGCGACCATGGAGCAGTTCTACGACGACGTACGCACCGGCAAGCTCCCTGCGTACTCGTTCATCGAGCCGCGGATGGTCTACAACCACAACGACTTCCATCCGCCGTTCGGCAAGCTGCGCGAGTCCGACGTCGACGGAACCGAAGTCATCGACAGCGCCGTGTCCGACGTGCGTGCGGGTGAACTCCTCGTGCACCGCGTCTACGAAGCCATCAAGACGAGCGCGAGCGCCATCGGATCCAATGCGCTGAACACCCTGTTCCTCATCACGTTCGACGAGCACGGGGGCACCTACGATCACGTGCCGCCGCCCGAGGGCGTGCCGCCGCACGAGGGGGAGGACCCCGGCGAGATGGGCTTCTCCTTCGATCGGCTCGGATGCCGTGTGCCCGCGATCGCGGTCTCCGCCTACACGCAGGCCGGCACCGTCGTGCACGACGCGATGGACCATGCCGCCGTCATCGCGACGCTCAGCCGTCTGCACGGGTTGAAGCCGCTGACCCGACGAGACGCAGGCGCGAACAACCTGTTCAACGCCGTGAACCTCGATGCCCCGAGACATCCGTCCTCCTGGCCGTCGACGACTCCGCAGTACCTGCCGGCGAACCCGCAGGCGAAGCCGCCGCATCCTGCGAACACGCACAAGGACAAGCCGCTGAGTCCGCCGGCCCGCGGACTGCTCGGCCTGCTGCTGGCGAAGTTCGGCCGTGCGGACGAGCCCGAACCCGAGACCTTCGCCGACGCGTACGCGCTGCTGCACAAGTACGGCGACGGGCTCTTCGGCGTGCAGAAGTAGTCCGTCGAACTCGCAGCAGGGTCGGCCCGTCCGCACGAAGGACGACCGGCCGTGCCCCGATAGAATGGATGCATCCCCACCACGAGACGACGGAGCAGCATGTCCGAAATCACTGCGGAGCAGGTCGCGCATCTCGCGAACCTCGCACGCATCGCGCTCACCGAAGAAGAGATCGCGCACCTCACGACGGAGCTCGGCCAGATCATGCAGGCCGTCGAGAAGGTCAGCGAGGTCGCCACACCCGACGTGCCGCCGACCAGCCACCCGATCCCGCTGCAGAACGTGTTCCGCGCCGACGTCGTCGGCGCCGACGTGCTGACCGCCGAGCAGGCCGTCGCCGGCGCGCCGGAGGCCGACGGTTCGCGATTCGTCGTCTCGGCGATCCTGGGGGAGGAGCAGTGAGCGAGATCATCCGCCTGACCGCCGCCGAGCTCGGGGCGAAGATCGCCGCGGGCGACGTCTCCTCGGTCGAGGCCACCCGCGCCCACCTCGACCGCATCGCGGCCGTCGATGGCGCCGTGCACGCCTTCCTCCACGTCGACGCCGAGGGCGCCCTCGCCGCGGCCGCCGATGTCGACCGTCGTCGCGCCGCCGGTGAGTCGTTCGGCCCGCTGGCCGGCGTGCCCATCGCCGTCAAGGACGTCCTCGTCACCGAGGGCATGCCCTCGACCGCGGGGTCGCGCATCCTCGAGGGCTGGATCCCGCCCTACGACGCGACGCCCGTGCGGCTCGTGCGCGAGGCGGGCATGATCCCGCTCGGCAAGACCAACATGGATGAGTTCGCCATGGGCTCCTCGACCGAGCACTCGGCGTACGGTCCGACCCACAACCCGTGGGATCTCGACCGCATCCCCGGCGGTTCGGGCGGCGGCTCAGCCGCCTCCGTCGCGGCCTTCGAGGCCCCCCTCGCGCTCGGCAGCGACACGGGCGGGTCGATCCGCCAGCCGGCGCACGTCACGGGCACCGTCGGCGTCAAGCCGACCTACGGCGCCGTGAGCCGATACGGTTCGATCGCCCTGGCGTCGAGCCTCGACCAGATCGGCCCGGTCACGCGCACCGTGCTCGACGCCGCGCTGCTGCAAGACGTGATCGCAGGCCACGACCCGCACGACTCGACCTCGATCGCCGAGCCCTGGCCGTCGATGGCCGACGCCGTCCGGCGAGCGGATGTCGCGGGCGTCCGCATCGGCGTCGTCAAGCAGCTCGACTCCGACGGCGTGCAGGCGGGCGTGCGTTCGCGGTTCCACGAAGCGCTCGCGCTCCTCGAGCGCAACGGCGCCGAGATCGTCGAGATCGACGCCCCGAGCTTCGAGTACGCGATCGCCGCGTACTACCTGATCCTCCCGGCCGAGGCCTCGTCGAACCTGGCGAAGTTCGACTCGGTTCGCTTCGGCCTGCGGGTCACGCCAGAGGGCGGCGGCACGGTCGAGCAGGTCATGGCGGCCACGCGCGAGGCGGGGTTCGGCCCCGAGGTCAAGCGCCGCATCATCCTCGGCACCTACGCGCTCTCTGCCGGCTACTACGACGCCTACTACGGCAGCGCGCAGAAGGTGCGCACGCTCGTGCAGCGCGACTTCGACGCCGCCTTCGCGAAGGTCGACGTGCTCGCGACGCCGACCGCGCCGACGACCGCGTTCAAGCTCGGTGAGAAGCTCGACGACCCGCTGTCGATGTACCTCAACGATGTGGCGACGATCCCGGCGAACCTCGCCGGCGTGCCCGGCATCTCGCTGCCCGCGGGCCTCGCGCCCGAAGACGGACTGCCCGTCGGCATCCAGTTCCTGGCACCGGCGCGCCAGGACGCCCGCCTCTACAACGTGGGCGGCGCGCTCGAGCGCCTGCTCGAGGCCGAGTGGGGTGCGCCGCTGCTGAGCCGCGCGCCCGATCTGTCTTCGCATGAGATGGCTGCGGCCGAGGAAGGTGCACTCTGATGGCCCGCGCGGCACTCATGGACTTCGACAAGGCGCTCGAGCTCTTCGAACCGGTCATCGGGCTCGAGGTGCACGTCGAGTTGAACACCACGACGAAGATGTTCTCGTCGGCGCCCAACCCGGCCAACTCGGCGTTCCACGACGCGGCGCCGAACACGCTGATCACGCCCGTCTGCCTCGGCCTGCCGGGTTCGCTGCCGGTCGTGAACGAGCAGGCCATCCGCTCGTCGATCTCGCTCGGCCTCGCGCTCGGCTGCGAGATCGCGGCGTCGAGCCGGTTCGCGCGCAAGAACTACTTCTACCCCGACCTCGCCAAGAACTACCAGATCTCGCAGTACGACGAGCCGATCGCCTTCGACGGCGAGGTCGAGGTCGAACTCGAGAACGGCCGGGTCTTCCAG
Encoded proteins:
- a CDS encoding aminoglycoside 3'-phosphotransferase, translated to MTRELAGVPDVEPRVPPAVTAFADGAPITPVWRNGVGGLTFRVDRPASAGGSCFIKWNPSGSGESLADEERRLAWLRDRFAVPRVVAAGRDDSGEWLATAAIDAASAVAPIWKQRADAAARAMGTGLRRLHDGIDPAECPFDWSVARRIAVAEASGIIVPDDLRDPPSVDRMVVCHGDPCAPNTLIDAHGGFAGIVDVARLGVADRWADLAVGSWSLEWNFGDGHEPAFFEAYGVAPDPDRIAYYRALWDAT
- the mnmA gene encoding tRNA 2-thiouridine(34) synthase MnmA, encoding MKVLAAMSGGVDSAVAAARAVEAGHEVVGVHLALSRMPGTLRTGSRGCCTIEDSMDAQRAANVLGIPYYVWDFSERFKADVVDDFISEYSAGRTPNPCMRCNERIKFAALLEKALALGFDAVATGHYAKVLPGASGALELHRASAEAKDQSYVLGVLTAEQLAHAYFPLGDTPSKALVREEAARRGLSVAQKPDSYDICFIPDGDTKGWLADKVGTATGDIVDRTGAVVGSHEGAHAFTVGQRRGMRLGTPAADGKPRFVLEVRPKENTVVVGPKEALATALIAGSRYTWAGLAPADPASEFACEVQIRAHADPVPALAQVVPDAAGAAELVVTPEIPLDGVAPGQTAVIYVGTRVLGQFTIDRTVSAVPVGV
- the gatA gene encoding Asp-tRNA(Asn)/Glu-tRNA(Gln) amidotransferase subunit GatA, producing MSEIIRLTAAELGAKIAAGDVSSVEATRAHLDRIAAVDGAVHAFLHVDAEGALAAAADVDRRRAAGESFGPLAGVPIAVKDVLVTEGMPSTAGSRILEGWIPPYDATPVRLVREAGMIPLGKTNMDEFAMGSSTEHSAYGPTHNPWDLDRIPGGSGGGSAASVAAFEAPLALGSDTGGSIRQPAHVTGTVGVKPTYGAVSRYGSIALASSLDQIGPVTRTVLDAALLQDVIAGHDPHDSTSIAEPWPSMADAVRRADVAGVRIGVVKQLDSDGVQAGVRSRFHEALALLERNGAEIVEIDAPSFEYAIAAYYLILPAEASSNLAKFDSVRFGLRVTPEGGGTVEQVMAATREAGFGPEVKRRIILGTYALSAGYYDAYYGSAQKVRTLVQRDFDAAFAKVDVLATPTAPTTAFKLGEKLDDPLSMYLNDVATIPANLAGVPGISLPAGLAPEDGLPVGIQFLAPARQDARLYNVGGALERLLEAEWGAPLLSRAPDLSSHEMAAAEEGAL
- the gatC gene encoding Asp-tRNA(Asn)/Glu-tRNA(Gln) amidotransferase subunit GatC — its product is MSEITAEQVAHLANLARIALTEEEIAHLTTELGQIMQAVEKVSEVATPDVPPTSHPIPLQNVFRADVVGADVLTAEQAVAGAPEADGSRFVVSAILGEEQ
- a CDS encoding alkaline phosphatase family protein translates to MGIPNDEASEATAGASDGASEPARPASAGRDSRHGLGRRTRPVPEAGATGTATSESSGATRRDFLKFGGVAAAGAVVGGGVGAAVGAAVGHATGFAEGADEFAALTPRATAGFDHLVVLMGENRSFDNLLGWLYTPDDISEGTTFDGLAFGDYANTAADGTVIEAHVYEGSTDEVMGMPNPDPGEEYPHVNTQLFGIVDPQSNAEVEVGDMDEPYNAPAAGQRPTMSGFVDDYAINFERLRKGKQPTLDELSEIMGSFSPEMLPVLSTLAKNFAVYDAWHCAVPSQTFPNRSFFHASTSHGFVTNKHDGGYDKWLDADAAPTIFNRLEEAKISWRVYFDELQLVSFTGVLHAPVLQQYWATDHFATMEQFYDDVRTGKLPAYSFIEPRMVYNHNDFHPPFGKLRESDVDGTEVIDSAVSDVRAGELLVHRVYEAIKTSASAIGSNALNTLFLITFDEHGGTYDHVPPPEGVPPHEGEDPGEMGFSFDRLGCRVPAIAVSAYTQAGTVVHDAMDHAAVIATLSRLHGLKPLTRRDAGANNLFNAVNLDAPRHPSSWPSTTPQYLPANPQAKPPHPANTHKDKPLSPPARGLLGLLLAKFGRADEPEPETFADAYALLHKYGDGLFGVQK
- the ligA gene encoding NAD-dependent DNA ligase LigA, with the translated sequence MSETSAETDLPTEFEAARAEADALTARIEGARLAYYGDGESPLSDAEYDTDFHRLEALERAFPELAGQDSPTQQVGAAIVSAGFPEHEHAERMLSLDNVFSIEEFREWAAKAQAAAGRPVHWLSELKIDGLAISLAYRDGVLETATTRGDGRVGEDITENVDLIPVIPRRLVGSGYPDFFEVRGEVFLRTTDFEALNERQHELQAAFETEWVARGRDADAIPTRYAEFANARNTAAGSLRQRRDNKSEAELVLMRERLGRLSLYLHGIGAWAHPEVSTQSGIYEVLASWGLPVSPHSRVFSSVDDVAGYIVERGEHRHDVEHEIDGIVVKIDELALHDELGATSRAPRWAIAYKYPPEEVHTKLLDIVVGVGRTGRATPYAVMAPVKVAGSTVRQATLHNQQVVRAKGVLIGDTVVLRKAGDVIPEILGAVEQLRDGTEVEWHMPELCPECGTALRAMKEGDIDLRCPNAESCPAQVRGRVEHIGSRGGLDIEALGEVTAAALTQPSFPADPPLATEARLFELSLDELVPIEVVVRDAETGEPKFDETTGKPVKRAPFQKSRITYPPGAEQLTAAERRAAGIKKDYREVGPSEAATKLLAELEKAKTKPLWRLLVSLNIRHVGPVAARALADWFGSLDAIRAATRDELAEVDGVGGIIADSLIDWFAVDWHLEIIDRWTAAGVQWATQGHPGPGAAAAAGGVLAGLTVVATGSLEGFTRDGAQEAIINAGGKAASSVSKKTDFVAAGPGAGSKLAKAEELGLRVLDAAQFAILVTQGPAALDE